One genomic window of Thermococcus indicus includes the following:
- a CDS encoding TMEM165/GDT1 family protein, translated as MDGILAIFFAIFLAEMGDKTQLATMAFAAKYGWKVSFAGAILGLAAVNLIGAVLGDKLGDMVPLEIVHKFAGALFIVFGILMIFGKL; from the coding sequence ATGGACGGCATCTTAGCCATATTCTTCGCCATTTTCCTGGCGGAGATGGGGGATAAGACCCAGCTGGCAACCATGGCCTTCGCTGCTAAATACGGGTGGAAGGTATCGTTTGCGGGGGCAATTCTGGGCCTCGCAGCGGTTAACCTCATCGGTGCGGTTCTCGGCGACAAGCTCGGCGACATGGTGCCCCTTGAGATTGTCCACAAGTTTGCCGGAGCACTTTTCATTGTTTTCGGAATCCTCATGATATTCGGAAAGCTCTAG
- a CDS encoding S8 family serine peptidase, whose protein sequence is MKRWNVLLVALVLVGMMAGAVAAVPAKPAVAPQVQKNYGLLTPGLFKKVQRMDWNQEVSTVMMFNSPADRDRALRVLKAMGAEIKYTYKIIPAVAVKMKVRDLLMIAGMIDAGFFGNTKVSGIKFIQEDYKVQVNVETEGLDESAAQVMATNMWNLGYDGSGITIAVIDTGIDASHPDLQGKVIGWKDYVNDRSSPYDDNGHGTHVASIAAGTGAASNGQYKGMAPGAKLVGVKVLNADGSGSISDIIAGVDWAVQNKDKYGIRVINLSLGSSQSSDGTDSLSQAVNNAWDAGIVVCVAAGNSGPDKYTVGSPAAASKVITVGAVDKYDVITDFSSRGPTADNRLKPEVVAPGNWIIAARASGTQLTDVTIGDYYVAAPGTSMATPHVAGISALILQAHPSWTPDQVKTALIETADIVKPDEIADIAYGAGRVNAYKASNYDGYAKLVFTGYVADKGSATHSFDINGASFVTATLYWDNGGSDIDLYLYDPNGNQVDYSYTAYYGFEKVGYYNPTAGTWTLKVVSYSGAANYQVDVVSDGSLSESSGGGGGGSEPTVDEQTFTGYVHDYYDRSDSFKMTVNSGATKITGDLVFDTSAHDLDLYLYDPNGNLVDRSESYNSNEHVEYSNPAPGDWTFLVYAYNTYGWASYTLYGKVYYG, encoded by the coding sequence ATGAAGAGATGGAATGTATTGTTGGTTGCCCTGGTACTCGTCGGAATGATGGCGGGCGCTGTTGCAGCCGTGCCGGCCAAGCCAGCGGTTGCCCCGCAGGTCCAGAAGAACTACGGTTTACTGACCCCGGGATTGTTCAAGAAAGTTCAGAGAATGGACTGGAACCAGGAAGTCAGCACCGTCATGATGTTCAACAGCCCGGCCGACAGGGACAGGGCCCTCAGGGTCCTCAAGGCCATGGGTGCTGAAATTAAGTACACCTACAAGATTATCCCGGCAGTTGCCGTCAAGATGAAGGTCAGAGACCTGCTCATGATCGCAGGTATGATAGACGCCGGCTTCTTTGGCAACACCAAGGTTTCTGGAATAAAGTTCATTCAGGAGGACTACAAGGTTCAGGTCAACGTTGAAACCGAGGGTCTCGACGAGTCCGCTGCCCAGGTTATGGCCACCAACATGTGGAACCTCGGCTACGATGGCTCGGGAATAACAATCGCGGTAATCGACACAGGTATAGACGCTTCACATCCCGATCTCCAGGGCAAGGTGATCGGCTGGAAGGACTACGTGAATGACCGTTCGAGCCCCTACGACGACAACGGCCACGGAACCCACGTCGCTTCCATTGCAGCGGGAACCGGAGCGGCCAGCAACGGCCAGTACAAGGGAATGGCTCCCGGAGCAAAGCTCGTTGGAGTGAAGGTCCTCAACGCAGACGGTTCGGGAAGCATCTCCGACATCATAGCCGGTGTGGACTGGGCGGTCCAGAACAAGGACAAGTACGGAATAAGGGTCATCAACCTCTCCCTCGGCTCGAGCCAGAGCTCCGACGGTACCGACTCCCTCAGCCAGGCAGTGAACAACGCCTGGGACGCTGGAATAGTCGTTTGTGTCGCCGCTGGAAACAGCGGCCCCGACAAGTACACCGTCGGTTCCCCGGCCGCGGCCAGCAAGGTCATCACCGTCGGCGCCGTCGATAAGTACGACGTCATAACCGACTTCTCAAGCAGAGGACCAACCGCCGACAACAGGCTCAAGCCCGAGGTCGTCGCTCCGGGCAACTGGATCATAGCCGCCCGCGCCAGCGGAACCCAGCTCACCGACGTTACCATCGGTGACTACTACGTCGCCGCCCCCGGAACTTCGATGGCAACCCCGCACGTCGCTGGAATCTCCGCCCTCATACTCCAGGCCCACCCAAGCTGGACCCCCGACCAGGTTAAGACCGCCCTCATAGAAACCGCCGACATAGTCAAGCCCGACGAGATAGCGGACATAGCATACGGTGCCGGTAGGGTGAACGCCTACAAGGCATCCAACTACGATGGCTACGCCAAGCTCGTCTTCACAGGCTACGTCGCCGACAAGGGAAGCGCCACGCACTCCTTCGACATCAACGGAGCTTCATTCGTTACCGCCACCCTCTACTGGGACAACGGCGGAAGCGATATTGACCTCTACCTCTATGACCCCAACGGCAACCAGGTTGATTACTCCTACACCGCCTACTACGGCTTCGAGAAGGTCGGCTACTACAACCCGACCGCCGGAACCTGGACGCTCAAGGTCGTCAGCTACAGCGGTGCGGCAAACTACCAGGTCGATGTGGTCAGCGATGGCTCCCTCAGCGAATCCAGCGGTGGTGGAGGCGGTGGAAGCGAGCCGACGGTTGACGAACAGACCTTCACCGGCTACGTCCACGACTACTACGACAGGAGCGACAGCTTCAAGATGACCGTTAACAGCGGAGCCACCAAGATAACCGGTGACCTCGTCTTCGATACCAGCGCCCACGACCTCGACCTCTACCTCTACGATCCGAACGGCAACCTCGTTGACCGCTCCGAGAGCTACAACAGCAACGAACACGTCGAGTACAGCAACCCCGCCCCGGGTGACTGGACGTTCCTCGTCTACGCCTACAACACCTACGGCTGGGCCTCCTACACCCTCTACGGAAAGGTCTACTACGGGTGA
- a CDS encoding ParA family protein, with translation MAVVISVANQKGGVGKTTLTMNLAYALSAMGRRVLVVDIDPQFNLTFGLIGMNVLQHGDSNVGTLMTRESDIDSTIVEVRENLHLVPSHLNLSAKEIEIINTYNRERRLEKALLPVLPDYDYVLIDNPPSMGIFLVNSLTASDYVLIPLELSYFGVIGMQLMFNLMRMIRQETNENLKLLGLVPNKFTRQTKVPKMRLKELKETYPDAPILTTIPKAIALEKAQSQGISIFEFEGDGRAAKAFSKLAREVVELVEG, from the coding sequence ATGGCAGTGGTTATTAGCGTAGCCAATCAGAAGGGTGGGGTCGGAAAGACCACTCTGACGATGAACCTCGCCTACGCTCTCTCCGCGATGGGCAGAAGGGTTCTCGTGGTGGATATAGACCCCCAGTTCAACCTCACTTTTGGTCTCATAGGCATGAACGTCCTTCAGCATGGAGACAGCAACGTGGGGACGCTGATGACGAGGGAGAGCGACATCGACAGTACTATAGTTGAAGTCAGGGAGAACCTCCATCTGGTACCCAGCCACCTGAACCTCTCAGCCAAGGAGATTGAGATAATCAACACATACAACCGTGAGCGGAGGCTTGAAAAGGCCCTCCTTCCTGTTCTGCCGGACTACGACTACGTTCTCATTGACAACCCTCCGAGTATGGGCATCTTCTTGGTCAACTCCCTGACGGCCTCGGATTACGTCCTCATACCCCTGGAGCTCAGCTATTTTGGCGTCATAGGGATGCAGCTGATGTTCAACCTGATGCGTATGATACGTCAGGAGACCAACGAGAACCTCAAGCTCCTGGGCCTGGTTCCCAACAAGTTCACGCGTCAAACGAAGGTTCCAAAGATGCGCCTCAAGGAACTCAAGGAGACCTATCCCGATGCCCCGATTCTGACGACCATCCCGAAGGCCATAGCCCTGGAGAAGGCCCAGAGCCAGGGGATCAGCATATTCGAGTTCGAGGGTGATGGAAGGGCCGCGAAGGCCTTTTCAAAGCTTGCCCGCGAGGTGGTTGAGCTTGTCGAAGGATAA
- a CDS encoding ribbon-helix-helix domain-containing protein — MTKMRIISVQLPQGLINAMDQLVRKGVYPNRSEIIREAIRELLKKELYQLETEERSTPEYILK; from the coding sequence ATGACCAAAATGCGTATCATCAGTGTACAGCTTCCCCAGGGACTGATCAACGCCATGGATCAGCTCGTTAGGAAGGGGGTTTATCCCAACAGGAGTGAGATAATCAGAGAGGCCATCCGCGAGCTTTTGAAGAAGGAGCTTTACCAGCTCGAGACTGAGGAACGCTCAACGCCTGAGTACATCCTAAAATAA
- a CDS encoding MFS transporter, with translation MDKRWSSVLLDTLVMTAGFGTLTMMAVAKPDIIAHFGISSAEYEWQHIAYVFGLFIAFLLGHTRIYEGSFKKSVAIALSWAAIAQALIPLAPNWYVVVFLRFIQGFVVTLVPLFSTQIAQFFVAERPFAKGIILSGIFWGGVFGSMSAKYAVADFGWRGGFWVTVLIMYAVLALWWFFVEDFEIIHKTEGVERVSVWKMPFTWVLGFTFFPALWVIFTIIGFSASLGYEIGWTKEHVATLSTSLNISKALWSIGMGYVGYMLSRKNPNARGLFKAIVQVMIFSYAVAFIGLLVYGKAMLAGNYTLALASVVLIGALQGTGPAFWTSAPATYPRNIFPKASFALGLISNSANAIAPTITDVLARQSTGLALGELALMPLIGILTLIAVSRMRLPVEELGDAA, from the coding sequence ATGGACAAACGGTGGAGTTCAGTCCTGCTTGACACGCTGGTCATGACGGCCGGCTTTGGAACCCTGACCATGATGGCCGTCGCAAAGCCCGATATAATCGCCCACTTCGGGATAAGCAGCGCCGAGTACGAATGGCAGCACATAGCTTACGTCTTTGGTCTGTTCATAGCGTTCCTTCTCGGCCACACCAGGATATACGAGGGGAGCTTCAAGAAGAGCGTTGCCATAGCACTCAGCTGGGCGGCGATAGCGCAGGCACTCATTCCGCTCGCCCCCAACTGGTACGTCGTCGTCTTCCTCAGGTTCATCCAGGGTTTCGTGGTCACGCTCGTGCCGCTCTTCAGCACCCAGATAGCCCAGTTCTTCGTTGCCGAGAGGCCCTTTGCTAAGGGTATAATCCTCTCCGGTATCTTCTGGGGCGGCGTGTTTGGGAGCATGAGCGCCAAGTACGCCGTCGCGGACTTCGGATGGAGGGGCGGTTTCTGGGTTACAGTACTCATAATGTACGCCGTTCTCGCCCTCTGGTGGTTCTTCGTCGAGGACTTCGAGATAATCCACAAGACCGAGGGGGTCGAGAGGGTAAGCGTCTGGAAGATGCCCTTCACCTGGGTGCTCGGCTTCACGTTCTTCCCGGCCCTCTGGGTCATATTCACCATCATAGGGTTCTCCGCATCCCTCGGCTATGAAATCGGATGGACCAAGGAGCACGTGGCAACTCTCAGCACGAGCCTCAACATATCCAAGGCACTCTGGAGCATAGGCATGGGCTACGTCGGCTACATGCTCTCCAGGAAGAACCCGAACGCAAGGGGTCTCTTCAAGGCCATCGTGCAGGTCATGATATTCTCCTACGCGGTTGCCTTCATAGGACTGCTGGTCTACGGCAAGGCCATGCTCGCCGGCAACTACACCCTGGCACTCGCATCGGTGGTCCTCATCGGGGCCCTTCAGGGAACCGGACCGGCGTTCTGGACCAGTGCCCCGGCCACGTATCCCAGGAACATCTTCCCGAAGGCCAGCTTCGCCCTCGGTCTCATCTCCAACTCGGCCAACGCCATAGCCCCAACGATAACGGACGTACTCGCGAGGCAGAGCACCGGCCTGGCCCTGGGAGAACTGGCCCTCATGCCGCTCATAGGAATCCTGACCCTTATAGCGGTCTCGAGGATGAGGCTCCCCGTGGAGGAGCTCGGAGATGCGGCCTAA
- a CDS encoding tungsten cofactor oxidoreductase radical SAM maturase, translating into MEGHHLFDLSDYKVLIPKKPDLRYLYLEITNRCNLRCEMCFKQYWEDPEGDMDWELFLKILDEAEELPELEMIYFGGIGEPTVHPRFMDMAREVKRRGFALGISTNGFLLTDERIEELVKLGLDLIYFSIDSVPTQPVDIGHIKPDYTSSRIRKIQEVKKELGSDVPHIGVEVVATKENYRELPEIAHYVGSLGVDTLLISNLIPITKEHAELIVYDGSVDMKPVVDKLEAIYHGYLHKIAEFSLRTERKCEFVDKKVAVVRWDGEVAPCYRFLHTYPEIVFGREKKVYAHSFGNVRKKSLSEIWTGREYSWFRYVVKNALYPSCTDCPLNESCSFVQDTNYDCWGNTPSCADCLWARRIVLCPIPEKGMKGFW; encoded by the coding sequence ATGGAGGGCCACCACCTTTTCGATTTGTCGGACTACAAGGTTTTAATACCCAAAAAACCGGACCTTAGATACCTCTACCTCGAGATAACCAACCGTTGTAATCTCCGCTGTGAGATGTGCTTCAAGCAGTACTGGGAGGATCCCGAAGGCGATATGGACTGGGAGCTGTTCCTCAAAATCCTCGATGAAGCGGAGGAGCTTCCTGAGCTGGAAATGATATACTTCGGCGGAATCGGAGAGCCGACCGTTCATCCGCGCTTTATGGATATGGCCAGAGAGGTCAAGAGGCGTGGCTTCGCCCTCGGTATAAGCACCAACGGTTTCCTTCTCACTGACGAAAGGATTGAAGAGCTTGTAAAGCTCGGCCTCGACCTGATTTACTTCTCCATAGACTCCGTGCCGACCCAGCCGGTTGACATCGGGCACATAAAGCCCGACTACACTAGCTCCCGCATAAGGAAAATCCAGGAGGTAAAGAAAGAACTCGGGAGCGACGTCCCGCACATCGGCGTCGAGGTCGTCGCAACGAAGGAGAACTACAGGGAATTACCTGAGATAGCCCACTACGTCGGCTCTCTCGGCGTTGATACGCTCCTGATCTCGAATCTGATTCCGATAACCAAGGAGCACGCGGAGCTAATAGTTTACGATGGGAGCGTCGATATGAAGCCCGTCGTCGATAAGCTGGAAGCAATCTACCACGGCTACCTCCACAAGATAGCTGAGTTTTCCTTAAGGACCGAGAGGAAGTGCGAGTTCGTTGATAAAAAGGTCGCCGTCGTCCGCTGGGACGGTGAGGTAGCACCATGCTACCGCTTCCTGCACACCTATCCGGAGATAGTCTTCGGGAGGGAGAAGAAGGTCTACGCCCACTCCTTCGGCAACGTGAGAAAGAAGAGCCTGTCGGAGATATGGACTGGCAGGGAGTACAGCTGGTTCAGATATGTCGTTAAAAACGCCCTCTACCCAAGCTGTACGGACTGTCCGCTCAATGAGTCCTGTTCCTTTGTCCAAGATACCAACTACGACTGCTGGGGCAACACGCCGAGCTGCGCTGACTGCCTCTGGGCAAGGCGTATAGTGCTCTGTCCGATTCCGGAGAAGGGCATGAAAGGCTTCTGGTAG
- a CDS encoding aldehyde ferredoxin oxidoreductase family protein, whose amino-acid sequence MFAYWGKILRVNLTDGTIKEEHFDEKFARKWLGTRGFGIYYLLREMDATADPLSPENKIIYTTGPLTGTTAPTGGRYMVITKSPLTGYIAMANSGGFFGAELKFAGWDAIIVEGASDHPVYLYINDESVELRDASHLWGKTSTETEEALKEEIGDKRIRAALIGPAGENLVKFAAVMNDEHRAAGRGGVGAVMGSKKLKAIVVRGHKRVEVADRARFTSVVKEKTDKLRNDPTAGGGLPKYGTAVLVNIINQNGLYPTRNFQYSQFEYAEEQSGEAMAAKYLIRNKPCYACPIGCGRVNKLPTTGVTEGPEYESIWALGAHNGINDLASIIEANHWADEYGMDTISLGGTLATAMELYEKGILKQEDLGEEAPPFRWGNTEVLHYYIEKIAKREGFGDKLAEGGYRLAEMYGHTEYFMGVKKQELPAYDPRGAEGHGLGYATNNRGGCHIKQYMISPEILGYPYKMDPHDIGDEKVKMVILFQDLTALIDAAGLCVFTTFGLGADDYRDMLNAALGWDFSTEDYLKIGERIWNAERLFNLKAGLDPLKEDTLPKRLLEEPVRNGPNKGHVVRLHLMLPKYYKFRGWTEDGKITEEKMKELGLNEL is encoded by the coding sequence ATGTTTGCGTATTGGGGGAAAATTTTGAGGGTGAACTTGACAGACGGGACCATAAAGGAGGAGCACTTCGACGAGAAGTTCGCGAGGAAGTGGCTGGGAACGAGGGGATTCGGTATCTACTACCTCCTCAGGGAGATGGATGCCACAGCGGATCCGCTGAGTCCTGAGAATAAGATTATATACACCACCGGCCCTCTGACAGGAACCACTGCCCCAACGGGCGGAAGATACATGGTCATAACCAAGAGCCCTCTGACGGGCTACATAGCCATGGCGAACTCCGGAGGCTTCTTTGGGGCAGAGCTCAAGTTCGCCGGCTGGGACGCGATAATAGTTGAGGGCGCCTCCGATCACCCGGTTTACCTCTACATCAACGACGAGAGCGTCGAGCTCAGGGACGCTTCCCACCTGTGGGGCAAGACATCAACCGAGACAGAGGAGGCACTCAAAGAAGAAATCGGCGACAAGAGGATTCGTGCGGCGCTCATAGGTCCGGCCGGTGAAAATCTCGTCAAGTTCGCGGCGGTGATGAACGACGAGCACAGGGCAGCCGGCAGAGGTGGCGTTGGAGCTGTCATGGGTAGCAAGAAGCTGAAGGCCATCGTCGTCCGCGGCCACAAGCGCGTCGAGGTTGCAGACAGGGCGAGGTTCACGTCGGTGGTCAAGGAGAAGACCGACAAGCTCAGGAACGACCCAACAGCAGGCGGCGGACTGCCGAAGTACGGAACCGCTGTCCTCGTGAACATAATCAACCAGAACGGCCTTTACCCCACGAGGAACTTCCAGTACAGCCAGTTTGAGTACGCAGAGGAGCAGAGTGGAGAAGCGATGGCGGCCAAGTACCTTATCAGGAACAAGCCGTGCTACGCCTGTCCGATCGGCTGTGGTAGGGTGAACAAGCTCCCAACGACTGGCGTCACCGAGGGACCGGAGTACGAGAGCATCTGGGCTCTCGGAGCACACAACGGTATAAACGACCTCGCGAGCATCATCGAGGCCAACCACTGGGCCGACGAATACGGCATGGACACCATCAGCCTCGGTGGAACGCTCGCGACTGCCATGGAGCTCTACGAGAAGGGCATCCTCAAGCAGGAGGACCTTGGAGAGGAGGCTCCGCCCTTCAGGTGGGGCAACACCGAGGTTCTGCACTACTACATCGAGAAGATCGCCAAGCGCGAGGGCTTCGGTGACAAGCTGGCAGAAGGCGGCTACCGCCTGGCCGAGATGTACGGCCACACCGAGTACTTCATGGGCGTCAAGAAGCAGGAATTGCCAGCATATGACCCGCGTGGAGCTGAGGGCCACGGTCTCGGTTACGCCACCAACAACCGTGGCGGCTGTCACATCAAGCAGTACATGATAAGCCCCGAGATACTCGGCTACCCGTACAAGATGGACCCGCACGACATCGGCGACGAGAAGGTCAAGATGGTCATACTCTTCCAGGACCTCACGGCTCTCATCGACGCCGCTGGACTGTGTGTCTTTACCACCTTCGGTCTCGGCGCCGATGACTACCGCGACATGCTGAACGCGGCCCTTGGCTGGGACTTCTCGACCGAGGACTACCTCAAGATCGGAGAGCGCATCTGGAACGCCGAGAGACTCTTCAACCTGAAGGCCGGCCTCGACCCGCTCAAGGAGGACACACTGCCGAAGAGGCTCCTCGAGGAGCCCGTCAGGAACGGGCCGAACAAGGGCCACGTCGTCAGGCTCCACCTGATGCTTCCGAAGTACTACAAGTTCCGCGGCTGGACCGAGGACGGAAAGATAACCGAGGAGAAGATGAAGGAGCTCGGTTTGAATGAGTTGTAA
- the ftsZ gene encoding cell division protein FtsZ, which yields MVFKLLEQAGIKLDLDNEPRAAQVDGFSDENLEDLIKIVIVGVGGSGNNTITRLYELGVQGAELIAMNTDAQHLARTKAHRKLLLGKEITQGKGSGGNPEIGYRAAEASAHEIAETIGDADLVFITAGMGNGTGTGAAPVVAKVIKERARHNGRFREPLVVSVVTYPFKNEGKIRIEKAKAGIKALMYYSDTVIIIENDKLLKLVPKLPINAAFRFADEIIARMVKGITETIKLPSMVNIDFADVYSVMHNGGAALIGIGESDSSNRAVDAVKNALENKMLEVEYGSGDRALVHFTVGPDVSLGEINDAMNIVYEKLGEKSEIKWGARIDEDMGKVVRAMVIMTGVKSPHILGGEHALQVGSSMRDNIITPEPVKPFKSKDGDFDRIFNAISGKPEKKGKELPPYAKRILDDFLDIA from the coding sequence ATGGTATTTAAACTCCTGGAACAGGCCGGGATAAAACTTGATCTTGACAATGAGCCGAGGGCAGCACAGGTTGATGGGTTTTCCGATGAGAACCTTGAGGATCTCATAAAGATCGTCATCGTTGGCGTTGGCGGTTCTGGAAACAACACCATTACCAGACTCTACGAGCTTGGCGTCCAGGGCGCGGAGCTCATAGCCATGAACACCGACGCCCAGCACCTTGCCAGGACGAAGGCGCACAGGAAGCTTCTCCTCGGCAAGGAGATAACTCAGGGCAAGGGTTCGGGCGGAAACCCCGAGATAGGCTACCGCGCGGCAGAGGCGAGCGCCCACGAGATTGCCGAGACCATCGGTGATGCCGATCTCGTGTTCATAACCGCTGGTATGGGTAACGGCACCGGTACGGGCGCTGCTCCGGTTGTTGCCAAGGTCATAAAGGAGCGTGCCAGGCACAACGGTCGCTTTAGGGAGCCACTCGTCGTCAGCGTTGTAACCTACCCGTTCAAGAACGAGGGTAAGATACGGATTGAGAAGGCCAAGGCCGGCATAAAGGCCCTCATGTACTACTCTGACACCGTCATCATCATCGAGAACGACAAGCTCCTCAAGCTCGTTCCGAAGCTCCCCATCAATGCTGCCTTCCGCTTCGCGGATGAGATAATAGCGAGGATGGTCAAGGGCATCACCGAGACGATCAAGCTGCCTTCCATGGTGAACATCGACTTCGCCGACGTCTACAGCGTCATGCACAACGGCGGTGCGGCTTTGATAGGAATCGGTGAGAGCGACTCCAGCAACAGGGCGGTTGATGCCGTCAAGAACGCGCTCGAAAACAAGATGCTCGAGGTCGAGTACGGCAGCGGCGACAGGGCTCTGGTTCACTTCACCGTTGGTCCTGACGTGAGCCTCGGTGAGATAAACGACGCCATGAACATCGTTTACGAGAAGCTCGGCGAGAAGAGCGAAATCAAGTGGGGTGCGAGGATAGACGAGGACATGGGCAAGGTCGTCAGGGCGATGGTCATCATGACCGGCGTTAAAAGCCCGCACATACTCGGCGGCGAGCACGCCCTCCAGGTTGGTTCATCGATGAGGGACAACATAATAACCCCAGAGCCGGTCAAGCCGTTCAAGTCCAAGGACGGGGATTTTGATAGAATCTTCAACGCGATATCTGGTAAACCCGAGAAGAAGGGGAAGGAGCTTCCGCCCTACGCGAAGAGAATTCTAGACGACTTCCTGGATATTGCCTGA
- a CDS encoding pyridoxal phosphate-dependent aminotransferase, with protein MRYKKRKYFLAGRINLIQRSKIRELFEKAKKMENVISLGIGEPDFDTPDVIKEAAKRAIDEGYTHYTPNAGIPEFREAIAEYYKTHYKVDISPDDIIVTAGAYEATYLAFQTLLEQDDDVIIPDPAFVCYVEDAKIAEAGILRIPLREENEFQVDPDELVEAITKRTRMLVINYPNNPTGAVLKKKTVKAIADIAEDYNLYILSDEPYEHFLYEGAKHYPMIKYAPDNTILANSFSKTFAMTGWRLGFTIAPTQVIRDMIKLHAYVIGNVTSFIQIAGITALRDKRSWEALDAMRQTYAERRKLVLHHLSKMPHITPFRPKGAFYLWAKIDPELGMSSEDFANWLLENAGVVVIPGTAFGKAGEGWIRISYATKKSQLTEAMERMSEALSKL; from the coding sequence ATGAGATACAAAAAACGCAAATACTTCCTTGCGGGCAGAATAAACCTCATCCAGCGCTCAAAGATTAGGGAGCTCTTCGAAAAGGCAAAGAAGATGGAAAACGTTATCTCCCTCGGAATAGGCGAGCCAGATTTTGATACCCCAGATGTCATAAAGGAGGCCGCGAAGAGGGCGATAGATGAGGGATACACCCACTACACCCCCAACGCGGGCATCCCCGAGTTCCGCGAAGCGATAGCTGAGTACTACAAGACCCACTACAAGGTTGATATCTCCCCCGATGATATAATCGTCACCGCGGGTGCCTACGAGGCCACATATCTGGCCTTCCAGACCCTTCTGGAGCAGGACGATGACGTTATCATTCCTGACCCGGCTTTCGTCTGCTATGTTGAGGACGCAAAGATTGCCGAGGCCGGCATCCTGAGGATACCCCTCCGCGAAGAGAACGAGTTCCAGGTCGACCCCGATGAGCTCGTTGAGGCAATAACCAAGAGAACAAGAATGCTCGTTATCAACTATCCAAACAACCCCACCGGCGCAGTTCTTAAAAAGAAGACTGTGAAGGCAATAGCGGACATAGCGGAGGACTACAACCTTTACATCCTGAGCGACGAGCCCTACGAGCACTTCCTGTACGAGGGGGCGAAGCACTACCCGATGATCAAATACGCCCCGGACAACACGATTCTGGCGAACAGCTTCTCCAAGACCTTTGCCATGACCGGCTGGCGCCTCGGCTTCACCATAGCCCCAACCCAGGTTATCCGAGACATGATAAAGCTCCACGCTTACGTCATTGGAAACGTCACATCCTTCATTCAGATAGCCGGAATCACCGCCCTCCGTGACAAACGCAGCTGGGAGGCCCTTGATGCAATGCGCCAGACCTATGCTGAGAGGAGGAAGCTGGTTCTCCACCACCTCAGCAAAATGCCCCATATCACGCCGTTCAGACCGAAGGGCGCCTTCTACCTCTGGGCCAAGATCGACCCAGAGCTCGGGATGAGCAGCGAGGACTTCGCAAACTGGCTCCTCGAGAACGCCGGCGTTGTCGTCATACCCGGAACAGCCTTCGGCAAGGCCGGGGAGGGCTGGATAAGGATAAGCTACGCCACAAAGAAGAGCCAGCTCACAGAGGCAATGGAGAGAATGAGCGAGGCACTTTCAAAGCTTTGA
- the cgi121 gene encoding KEOPS complex subunit Cgi121: MKEITENLHITKVFVKNAGELIPLIGGDFQIVNGECWEEIAFAALLALRSFERGTNHARTLGGELLLRLAGTLQIKDAIAKHGVREGENYLVVFGSRNRAGEILAGLNLEELPMTDCGAEKSKRFFEKAALVEVL; the protein is encoded by the coding sequence ATGAAAGAAATAACGGAAAATCTCCACATCACTAAAGTGTTCGTCAAAAATGCCGGGGAACTCATACCCTTGATAGGCGGCGACTTTCAGATAGTGAACGGCGAATGCTGGGAGGAGATAGCGTTTGCAGCGCTTCTGGCCCTCCGTTCGTTTGAGCGAGGTACCAACCACGCCAGAACCCTTGGAGGCGAGCTACTCCTTCGCCTCGCCGGGACACTCCAGATAAAAGATGCAATAGCAAAGCACGGCGTCAGGGAGGGGGAGAATTACCTGGTGGTCTTCGGGAGCCGCAACAGGGCGGGGGAGATTCTTGCGGGGCTGAACCTGGAGGAGCTACCCATGACCGACTGCGGGGCAGAAAAATCGAAAAGATTTTTTGAAAAGGCGGCTCTCGTTGAAGTTTTATAG